In the genome of Pseudomonas putida, one region contains:
- a CDS encoding phage tail protein: protein MGAAITLAGESLIAQKQVNREALDVQRFIFANVPGLDSSGPVDRAAGKPAPDRIVYTADIPDSNAGFVNPNQVVYSLQVGSDVGDWDFNWIGLETAEGVLFAVAYVPLQQKRRNIPPLQLGNNITRNFLVAYDGAQALTGITIDASTWQHDFTVRLAGIDERERLSNRDVYGRACFFGSALQVEKVGSQYQIKPGTAYVEGIRVQRDAPLPIAPPALPTTAWLDVALQRELSDVVASWSVVFGAGLADHTDSAGVRHYLVPIADLVSSVSLVDRRPVESIGGPLVQHFAARVGDYPDLRARATTKDDVDLGNLPNAKSDDPVTDYSSEILATTKAVGQAAKSHQVLFAAPGVSVWQVPDILKKGVKYAKVTIIGGGGGGGRHEKCGGGGGGGGVAEKIIDLTGISEVTITVGAGGLGRTGSTGEGNNGVTTSFGAIFSATGGIGASKWWGGPGGTGIGGDLNTSLGPGAHGTRHDNATSPGSAYGGGHGGGPGGSGSGSGVIANAGSNALLPGGGGGGGNENGNGANGAPGMVRIEY from the coding sequence GTGGGAGCCGCCATTACCCTTGCAGGCGAAAGCCTGATCGCACAAAAGCAAGTCAACCGGGAGGCATTGGACGTCCAGCGCTTCATTTTCGCCAACGTGCCCGGGCTGGATTCTTCCGGGCCGGTGGACCGTGCCGCCGGCAAGCCTGCGCCTGACCGTATCGTCTACACCGCCGACATCCCCGACAGCAACGCCGGGTTTGTGAACCCGAACCAGGTCGTGTACAGCCTGCAGGTCGGGTCCGATGTGGGCGACTGGGACTTCAACTGGATCGGCCTGGAGACTGCCGAAGGCGTGCTGTTCGCCGTGGCCTATGTGCCGCTGCAGCAAAAGCGCCGCAACATCCCGCCGCTGCAGCTGGGCAACAACATCACCCGCAACTTCCTGGTGGCCTACGACGGCGCCCAGGCGCTCACCGGCATCACGATCGACGCCAGCACCTGGCAGCACGATTTCACCGTGCGCCTGGCTGGCATTGACGAGCGCGAGCGCCTGAGCAACCGCGATGTCTACGGACGGGCGTGTTTCTTCGGCAGCGCGCTGCAGGTGGAAAAGGTCGGCAGCCAGTACCAGATCAAGCCAGGCACTGCCTACGTCGAAGGGATCCGCGTACAACGTGATGCGCCGCTGCCGATCGCGCCGCCGGCACTGCCGACTACCGCCTGGCTCGATGTCGCCCTGCAGCGGGAACTGAGCGACGTGGTGGCCAGCTGGAGCGTGGTATTCGGCGCCGGCCTGGCCGACCACACTGACAGCGCCGGTGTGCGGCACTACCTGGTGCCGATCGCTGACCTGGTCAGCTCTGTCTCGTTGGTCGATCGCCGCCCGGTCGAGTCGATCGGCGGCCCGTTGGTGCAACATTTTGCTGCCCGTGTTGGCGACTACCCCGACTTGCGCGCCCGTGCGACGACCAAAGATGACGTGGACCTGGGCAACCTACCTAACGCGAAGTCAGACGATCCTGTTACTGATTACAGCTCCGAAATCCTGGCAACGACCAAGGCGGTCGGCCAGGCAGCGAAGTCTCATCAAGTGCTGTTTGCTGCTCCTGGCGTTTCTGTCTGGCAGGTGCCTGACATCCTGAAAAAGGGTGTGAAGTACGCGAAGGTCACGATCATCGGTGGCGGCGGTGGTGGTGGGCGGCACGAAAAGTGTGGAGGTGGCGGCGGCGGTGGCGGCGTGGCGGAAAAAATCATCGATTTGACCGGGATATCTGAGGTCACGATTACCGTCGGCGCCGGCGGTCTCGGTCGCACAGGGTCAACTGGTGAGGGGAATAACGGTGTCACCACCTCGTTCGGAGCGATCTTCTCAGCGACTGGTGGTATAGGCGCGAGCAAGTGGTGGGGCGGCCCAGGTGGCACCGGTATTGGTGGTGATCTCAACACGTCCCTTGGTCCCGGTGCGCACGGCACGCGTCACGATAACGCCACGTCTCCGGGTTCCGCCTATGGCGGCGGGCATGGTGGAGGCCCCGGCGGCTCCGGTTCCGGCTCGGGCGTTATAGCCAACGCAGGTAGCAACGCGTTGCTTCCCGGCGGTGGAGGCGGTGGCGGTAACGAAAATGGCAACGGGGCCAATGGAGCTCCGGGCATGGTGCGGATTGAGTACTGA
- a CDS encoding lysis system i-spanin subunit Rz, protein MTPSPLRILLLSVLPIVVMALVINLLLQRLDTVQEERDQALKDRDAVIQIANTTARNLATAAGNDMKHTQELSHALNDNQDLRRAVADRDKRLLIRANCPAVRTDSAGAGLADAGTAELAADARPDYFTLRDQLALSKQMILGLQDHVRSFCTTQPTTTGARP, encoded by the coding sequence ATGACCCCGTCACCACTTCGCATTCTCCTGCTGAGCGTTTTGCCGATCGTCGTGATGGCGCTGGTCATCAATCTGCTGCTGCAGCGGCTGGACACCGTTCAGGAAGAGCGCGACCAGGCGCTGAAAGATCGTGACGCGGTCATCCAGATTGCGAACACCACCGCTAGGAACCTGGCTACGGCAGCGGGCAATGACATGAAACACACCCAGGAGCTGAGCCATGCCCTCAATGACAACCAGGATCTGCGCCGCGCTGTTGCCGATCGCGATAAGCGGCTGCTCATCCGGGCCAATTGCCCCGCAGTGCGCACCGATTCCGCCGGCGCCGGCCTGGCTGATGCAGGCACCGCCGAACTCGCAGCAGACGCTCGACCGGATTATTTCACCCTCCGTGACCAGCTCGCCCTCAGCAAGCAAATGATCCTCGGGCTGCAGGACCACGTCCGCAGCTTTTGCACCACCCAACCCACTACCACTGGAGCAAGACCATGA
- a CDS encoding baseplate J/gp47 family protein, which produces MSDVDFQQALADAGIPTTEAGLRQAWEVEVAAQGSKLSNTSAYSPFWRVVTALVTKPVLWILQFLVTTVLPNFFVKTATDSWLDMLAWAVDVTRKGSTKAIGVIQFTRTAPGGALVVPAGTVVQSPAINGRVYQLVTRAEGQFSDGLMQLDIPVEAVEAGAGFNLAPGYYAILPVPVPGIAQVVNAENWLSTPGADPEPDDELRLRTRNQFSAVNQYHTDAVYRAMIAAFPGVRPDGIYFEHGAPRGPGSANAFVLFDIGVPAEAFLEEINAYIRDQGNHGHGDDLLVMVMPETFHDLVVQLWPRSTLTAEQRQKLEADMDQFIRAAFRENSDYTATLTYPQSRFSFSRLGEELHQQFPGIESLHFENADIVSELSIPRIQSLQVVPHD; this is translated from the coding sequence ATGAGCGACGTCGATTTCCAGCAGGCGTTGGCCGACGCCGGCATCCCGACCACCGAGGCGGGCCTGCGCCAGGCTTGGGAGGTCGAGGTGGCCGCCCAGGGCAGCAAACTGAGCAACACCAGCGCCTACTCGCCGTTCTGGCGGGTCGTCACCGCCCTGGTGACCAAGCCCGTGCTGTGGATCCTGCAGTTCCTGGTCACCACCGTGCTGCCGAATTTCTTCGTCAAGACGGCGACCGACAGCTGGCTGGACATGCTGGCCTGGGCCGTGGACGTGACCCGTAAGGGCTCCACCAAGGCGATCGGCGTCATCCAGTTCACCCGCACCGCCCCGGGCGGCGCGCTGGTGGTACCGGCGGGCACGGTAGTCCAGTCGCCGGCGATCAATGGCCGCGTCTACCAACTGGTGACCAGGGCGGAAGGCCAGTTCAGCGACGGTCTGATGCAGTTGGATATCCCAGTGGAGGCCGTCGAGGCAGGTGCCGGGTTCAACTTGGCGCCGGGCTATTACGCGATCCTGCCGGTGCCTGTCCCGGGTATTGCCCAGGTGGTCAACGCCGAAAACTGGTTGTCCACCCCGGGCGCGGATCCCGAGCCAGACGACGAGCTGCGCCTGCGCACCCGCAACCAGTTCAGCGCCGTGAACCAGTACCACACCGACGCGGTGTACCGCGCCATGATCGCGGCCTTCCCGGGTGTGCGCCCGGACGGTATTTACTTTGAACACGGCGCCCCGCGTGGCCCAGGCAGCGCGAATGCCTTCGTGTTGTTCGACATCGGAGTGCCGGCCGAGGCCTTCCTGGAAGAGATCAACGCCTACATTCGTGACCAGGGCAACCACGGTCATGGTGACGACCTCCTGGTCATGGTCATGCCTGAAACCTTCCACGACCTGGTTGTGCAACTGTGGCCCCGATCGACGCTCACCGCCGAGCAGCGCCAGAAGCTCGAGGCGGACATGGATCAGTTCATCCGTGCCGCGTTCCGCGAGAACAGCGACTACACCGCCACGCTGACCTATCCCCAGTCCCGGTTCTCGTTCAGCCGCCTGGGTGAGGAGCTGCACCAGCAGTTCCCCGGCATCGAGTCGCTGCACTTCGAGAACGCCGACATCGTGTCGGAGCTGAGCATCCCCCGGATCCAGAGCCTGCAGGTGGTGCCGCATGATTAA
- a CDS encoding lysozyme — translation MSLRPKIIAGVLVLGSGTLMAFLGDWEGKGQNVVYADKLARGLPTVCAGITRHTSPYPVIVGDYWSPARCAEVEQLVVEKGQLALADCLTNPNIRQNTFDALYSHGHNVGVPSTCASRAVALINAGKIAEGCKALAWGSDGRPVWAYTTDAKGNKVFVPGLHRRRLAEARLCAS, via the coding sequence ATGAGCCTGCGCCCGAAGATTATCGCCGGTGTCCTGGTGCTGGGCAGCGGCACGTTGATGGCGTTCCTGGGCGACTGGGAAGGCAAGGGCCAGAACGTGGTCTATGCCGACAAGCTGGCCCGGGGCCTGCCCACCGTCTGCGCCGGCATCACTCGCCACACCAGCCCGTACCCCGTGATTGTCGGTGACTACTGGTCGCCGGCTCGCTGCGCCGAAGTGGAACAGCTGGTGGTGGAGAAAGGCCAGCTGGCCCTGGCCGACTGCCTGACCAACCCGAACATTCGCCAGAACACGTTCGATGCGTTGTACAGCCACGGCCACAACGTCGGTGTGCCGTCCACCTGCGCGAGCCGCGCGGTGGCCCTCATCAACGCCGGCAAGATCGCGGAAGGCTGCAAGGCGCTCGCCTGGGGCAGCGATGGCCGCCCGGTCTGGGCATACACCACCGACGCCAAGGGCAACAAGGTGTTCGTGCCCGGGCTGCACCGCCGCCGGCTGGCTGAAGCGAGGTTGTGCGCCTCATGA
- a CDS encoding DUF2586 domain-containing protein → MALGKVSVNNLNLSQGDVTEIERYFLFIGPASKNVGQLLPLNTDSDLDTMLGVAASDLKTQIAAARLNGGDRWACLAAPISGESTWQDALEMAQQQGYSVEAAVITTPVTAGGELEDMHEAAVQVINTYGRRLFVMAASAGIAAVQTWSEYAAEQKAITKDLLAPRVLVVPQLHGNDLGVLAGRLANAAVTVADTPMRVATGPVLGLGPVPKDKDGVPLPSAIRAALDADRFSVSQTYPDYPGVYWGDGNMLDAPASDFQVVEYLRLADKAARQVRPLLIRRVGDRRLNNSPKSMEAARTAFMKPLRVMAKSTTFAREQFPGEIESPKDGDIQVVWITKKRVEVYIKIRPLNCPKDLTANIALDLSNE, encoded by the coding sequence ATGGCACTCGGCAAAGTCAGCGTGAACAATCTCAACCTCAGTCAGGGCGACGTGACCGAGATCGAGCGCTACTTCCTTTTCATTGGCCCCGCGAGCAAGAACGTGGGCCAGCTTCTGCCCCTGAACACCGACAGTGACCTGGACACCATGCTGGGCGTGGCCGCGAGCGACCTGAAAACCCAGATTGCCGCTGCCCGCCTGAACGGCGGTGATCGCTGGGCCTGCCTGGCGGCCCCGATCAGCGGCGAAAGCACCTGGCAGGACGCTCTGGAGATGGCGCAGCAACAGGGCTACTCCGTCGAAGCGGCTGTTATCACCACGCCGGTGACCGCTGGTGGCGAGCTCGAGGACATGCACGAAGCCGCTGTCCAGGTCATCAACACCTATGGCCGCCGCCTGTTCGTCATGGCCGCCAGCGCCGGCATCGCTGCAGTACAGACATGGTCGGAATATGCCGCCGAACAGAAGGCGATCACCAAGGATCTGTTGGCGCCCCGCGTCCTGGTCGTGCCCCAGTTGCACGGCAATGACCTGGGCGTGCTCGCCGGTCGCCTGGCCAACGCCGCCGTCACCGTCGCGGATACCCCCATGCGCGTGGCCACTGGCCCGGTGCTGGGCCTGGGACCGGTGCCCAAGGACAAGGACGGCGTCCCGCTGCCCTCGGCCATCCGCGCCGCCCTGGACGCCGATCGCTTCTCCGTGTCGCAGACCTACCCCGACTACCCGGGCGTGTACTGGGGCGACGGCAACATGCTCGACGCGCCTGCCAGCGATTTCCAGGTGGTCGAGTACCTGCGCCTGGCAGACAAGGCCGCCCGCCAGGTCCGCCCGCTGCTGATCCGCCGGGTGGGCGATCGCCGCCTGAACAACAGCCCCAAGAGCATGGAGGCCGCCCGCACGGCCTTCATGAAGCCGCTGCGCGTGATGGCCAAGTCCACCACCTTCGCCCGCGAGCAGTTCCCGGGCGAGATCGAATCGCCCAAGGACGGTGACATCCAGGTGGTGTGGATCACCAAAAAGCGGGTGGAGGTGTACATCAAGATCAGGCCGCTGAACTGCCCGAAAGACCTGACCGCCAACATCGCCCTCGACCTTTCCAACGAGTAA
- a CDS encoding DUF4376 domain-containing protein codes for MWALVINGKVQETTDIDPAGRYHPSLQWFACGEEVQSGWTYDGQSFVGLAVVSLEERYAVKVNEVNQHCEAAITAGFWSAALGLAYFYSSQLEDQVNLTGVVLRAQPSLYACRDEQGVKEFRLHSAEQLFRVGDDFTVFKLQHLQRANMLKQQLDQALAATDWNALEAVTWESAQP; via the coding sequence ATGTGGGCATTGGTAATAAACGGAAAAGTCCAGGAGACAACCGATATTGATCCGGCGGGTCGTTATCACCCTTCGCTGCAATGGTTCGCCTGTGGCGAAGAGGTCCAGTCCGGCTGGACCTACGATGGTCAGAGCTTCGTAGGCCTCGCTGTCGTGAGCCTGGAGGAGAGGTACGCGGTCAAAGTCAATGAAGTCAATCAGCACTGTGAAGCTGCCATTACGGCTGGGTTCTGGTCTGCTGCTCTCGGCCTCGCGTACTTCTACAGCAGCCAACTGGAGGATCAGGTGAACCTGACTGGCGTTGTGCTTCGCGCTCAGCCGAGCCTCTATGCCTGTCGCGATGAGCAAGGTGTCAAGGAGTTCAGGCTGCACTCGGCCGAACAGTTGTTCCGGGTCGGTGATGATTTCACGGTCTTTAAACTGCAGCACCTGCAGCGCGCCAACATGCTCAAACAACAACTCGATCAAGCATTGGCCGCGACCGATTGGAATGCATTGGAGGCGGTGACCTGGGAGAGCGCACAGCCATGA
- a CDS encoding TraR/DksA C4-type zinc finger protein — protein MVCPFDRAQALEQRQRDQALTAALARARARSNAPSLTHCEDCDDEIPEARRAFGGITRCVPCQSIVEKGVQR, from the coding sequence ATGGTTTGCCCGTTCGATCGTGCCCAAGCCCTGGAGCAACGCCAGCGTGACCAGGCCCTGACCGCTGCGCTTGCCCGTGCCCGGGCACGCTCGAACGCGCCAAGCCTGACCCACTGCGAAGACTGCGACGACGAGATCCCCGAGGCGCGCCGCGCCTTTGGCGGCATCACCCGTTGCGTCCCGTGCCAGTCCATTGTCGAGAAAGGGGTTCAGCGATGA
- a CDS encoding DUF2590 family protein, which produces MDGQYIDLLIQDNDLVLDLSRQPLPIQDRASIAQDIAHMIRDSGLLVTLVAERDRLKQRDCIQQLELLVEDDERLVPGTAQIIEQKPGVYLVTATTLAFGQIEVSGVTA; this is translated from the coding sequence ATGGACGGCCAGTACATCGACCTGCTGATCCAGGACAACGACCTGGTGCTGGACCTTTCCCGCCAGCCGTTGCCAATCCAGGACCGGGCCAGCATCGCCCAGGACATCGCCCACATGATCCGCGACAGCGGCCTACTGGTGACCCTGGTCGCCGAGCGTGACCGCCTCAAGCAGCGCGACTGCATCCAGCAGCTGGAGCTCCTGGTTGAAGACGACGAGCGCCTGGTACCGGGCACTGCGCAGATCATCGAGCAGAAGCCCGGCGTGTACCTGGTCACGGCGACCACCCTGGCGTTCGGCCAAATTGAAGTCAGCGGGGTGACGGCATGA
- a CDS encoding phage protein produces MSRIGGKNFDISLGDLQVHVESCTLDITDNSAVAQTRGVPDGHVDGDVAASGEFEFDTNNFNLMIEAARSAGSFRQLAPFDALFFAQAGDEELKVEAFGCKLKVSSLLSIDPKGGEKTKHKVPFDVTSPDFIRINGVPYLADAEIEGLS; encoded by the coding sequence ATGTCCCGCATTGGCGGCAAAAACTTCGATATCAGTCTGGGCGACCTGCAGGTACATGTGGAGTCCTGCACCTTGGACATCACCGACAACAGCGCGGTGGCGCAAACCCGGGGTGTACCTGATGGCCACGTCGATGGCGACGTGGCGGCCAGTGGCGAATTCGAGTTCGATACCAACAACTTCAACCTGATGATCGAGGCTGCCCGCAGTGCTGGCAGCTTCCGCCAGTTGGCCCCTTTCGACGCCTTGTTCTTTGCCCAGGCCGGCGACGAAGAGCTGAAGGTGGAGGCCTTCGGCTGCAAGCTCAAGGTATCCAGCCTGCTGAGCATCGACCCCAAGGGCGGCGAGAAGACCAAGCACAAGGTGCCGTTCGACGTCACCAGCCCGGACTTCATCCGCATCAACGGCGTGCCGTACCTGGCGGACGCCGAGATCGAGGGCCTGAGCTGA
- a CDS encoding putative phage tail assembly chaperone, with translation MTTERREITLELGQQEFTFTLTPADVTKYFNGMTQNNKVAPSHNLLVNTVNQEQRAALKERLANPIMTMQLCGALLEEYGPDVDVIVKKSSSTLTA, from the coding sequence ATGACCACCGAACGCCGCGAAATCACCCTGGAGCTGGGTCAACAGGAATTCACCTTCACCCTGACCCCTGCCGACGTGACCAAGTACTTCAACGGTATGACCCAGAACAACAAGGTCGCCCCGTCGCACAACCTGTTGGTCAACACCGTGAACCAGGAGCAGCGCGCTGCCCTTAAGGAGCGCCTGGCCAACCCGATCATGACCATGCAGCTGTGCGGTGCCCTCCTCGAGGAGTACGGCCCGGACGTTGACGTGATCGTAAAAAAGTCCTCGAGCACGCTGACCGCCTGA
- a CDS encoding phage tail protein, whose amino-acid sequence MIKLDLKFWLAGTELTKLKEAAQAWWEKVEGWLRWPLLQLDAETCHLTILDLLAWQRDITRFKGEPEDLYRLRVKYAFINAKDAGSTAGMKRILVRLGVGYVEIEERHPDRDWDVVLLQLSNTQLAKNPELLRVLIQQYGRTCRRYDFVTLTPVDLGVALVDFNDDQQTLVASL is encoded by the coding sequence ATGATTAAGCTCGACCTCAAGTTCTGGTTGGCCGGTACCGAGCTGACCAAGCTCAAAGAGGCCGCCCAGGCGTGGTGGGAGAAGGTGGAGGGCTGGCTGCGCTGGCCCTTGCTGCAGCTGGACGCCGAGACGTGCCACCTGACGATCCTGGATCTGCTTGCCTGGCAGCGGGACATCACCCGTTTCAAGGGCGAGCCCGAGGATCTGTATCGACTGCGCGTGAAGTACGCATTCATCAACGCCAAGGACGCCGGCAGCACTGCCGGTATGAAGCGGATCCTGGTGCGGCTGGGCGTGGGTTACGTCGAGATCGAGGAGCGCCACCCCGACCGTGACTGGGACGTGGTGCTGCTGCAGCTCAGCAACACCCAACTGGCCAAGAATCCCGAGTTGCTGCGTGTGCTGATCCAGCAGTACGGACGCACCTGCCGCCGCTATGACTTCGTGACCCTCACCCCCGTGGACCTGGGCGTTGCCCTGGTCGATTTCAACGACGACCAGCAGACGCTGGTCGCCAGCCTGTAG
- a CDS encoding DNA-binding protein: MTLMLDGQQVVGKRLKVTANLRIEADDMSGQTSGTEKAHKGFKPKTLTVSLMIPYKDAANLRDLMRLAEGTAGGGQLKTYRVVNDTAAAFGIRQVQFAEGVSAREDDTLAQWVVQFTLSEKLSNPERVEGRRKSNGTTSQSAPGQAVGGDGQGGGDSGKPQEMTGFEATLKKVDDWLGSKS, encoded by the coding sequence ATGACACTGATGCTTGATGGCCAGCAGGTTGTGGGCAAGCGCTTGAAGGTCACCGCGAACCTGCGCATCGAGGCCGATGACATGTCAGGCCAGACCAGCGGCACAGAGAAGGCGCACAAAGGCTTCAAGCCCAAGACCCTGACCGTCTCGCTCATGATCCCGTACAAGGACGCGGCCAACTTGCGCGACCTGATGCGCCTGGCCGAGGGCACCGCCGGCGGCGGGCAGTTGAAAACCTACCGCGTCGTGAATGACACCGCCGCAGCCTTCGGGATCAGGCAGGTGCAGTTCGCGGAAGGGGTGAGCGCACGGGAGGACGATACGCTGGCTCAATGGGTCGTCCAGTTCACCCTGTCCGAGAAACTGTCGAACCCCGAGCGGGTGGAGGGCCGACGCAAGAGCAACGGCACCACGTCGCAATCCGCCCCCGGGCAGGCGGTCGGTGGCGATGGCCAGGGCGGTGGTGACAGTGGCAAGCCGCAGGAGATGACGGGCTTTGAGGCCACGTTGAAAAAGGTGGATGACTGGCTGGGCAGCAAATCATGA
- a CDS encoding DUF6890 family protein: protein MLAMTQRWLPGAEPSIENMGLAKWLDDEHWRRMEIAVANGIAYALKG, encoded by the coding sequence CTGCTGGCCATGACGCAACGCTGGCTACCTGGTGCAGAGCCCTCGATCGAGAACATGGGCCTGGCCAAGTGGCTGGATGACGAACACTGGAGACGCATGGAGATCGCCGTGGCCAACGGCATCGCCTATGCGCTGAAAGGGTAA
- a CDS encoding phage tail tape measure protein, which yields MAADRASRLDFILALTDKVTAPLGKVKMGFAELAEKSQENIKTMGLGLAGVTGGFMAINASLEPALEMNRSLGDVRSLGVAEDALDALNAKALDFSVAYGENAQEFVASAYQIEGAIKGLAGEQLATFTNTSAVLAKATKSDKDVMSEYVGTLYNLQKQQADAMGKSEWVEKLGGQTALAVQLFRTNGAAMKDAFKEAGAIATASGVDLAEQMAVIGTLSSTMEGGDAGGRYKAFFENLGNASEKLGINFTDASGKALPMLDILGKLEGKYGDLRNAAANGKLVEAFGGEGAQVIGALAQDTGRLRNGIEQLGKVHGLEQAEQMAQAMVDPWQQFGAAVQALRVAFGQALIPTLTPLMERLVGIARTLTRWTQLFPNITRVIGFAVLAILGMGAAMGLLTFSVGLARSTWLSLVTIWNVLTWTGWRSIAMFVAHSIQCVLLVARILGMIAVLALAKGAMLLWQGAIWLVNAAMYANPIGAVIAGIVAFIAIVAVVIVYWDDLKAALMDTAAFQWVSEQLQALSEWFNTMGGWSGMAKAAWDGIVAVFQGAISSLIEMVNKIPGVNIETTLGDMPNIPGAQQAVAVADAASALPDAQQAARPSVPSLAPSRPDAVPKGGLLSSIQNTSNQSTSTKRVENVNIYNSKPMTSTELEGMLDMAVG from the coding sequence ATGGCTGCCGACCGCGCCTCTCGCCTGGATTTCATCCTGGCCCTGACCGACAAAGTCACCGCGCCCCTGGGCAAGGTGAAGATGGGCTTTGCCGAACTGGCGGAAAAGAGCCAGGAGAACATCAAGACGATGGGCCTGGGCCTGGCCGGGGTCACGGGTGGCTTCATGGCGATCAACGCCTCGCTCGAGCCCGCGCTGGAGATGAACCGCTCCCTGGGCGACGTTCGATCGCTGGGGGTGGCCGAGGATGCCCTGGACGCCCTGAATGCCAAGGCTCTGGACTTTTCCGTTGCCTATGGGGAGAACGCCCAGGAGTTCGTCGCGTCGGCGTACCAGATCGAGGGCGCCATCAAGGGGCTGGCCGGCGAGCAGCTGGCCACCTTTACCAACACCAGCGCCGTGCTGGCCAAGGCCACCAAGTCCGACAAGGACGTCATGAGCGAGTACGTCGGCACGCTCTACAACCTGCAGAAACAGCAGGCCGACGCCATGGGCAAGAGCGAGTGGGTCGAGAAGCTGGGCGGCCAGACCGCGTTGGCGGTGCAGCTGTTCCGCACCAATGGCGCGGCAATGAAGGATGCCTTCAAGGAGGCCGGGGCGATCGCCACGGCATCCGGTGTGGACCTGGCCGAGCAGATGGCGGTGATCGGCACCCTGTCGTCGACCATGGAAGGCGGCGACGCCGGCGGGCGCTACAAGGCGTTCTTCGAGAACCTGGGCAACGCCTCGGAAAAACTCGGGATCAACTTCACAGACGCCAGCGGCAAGGCTCTGCCGATGCTCGACATCCTGGGCAAGCTCGAGGGCAAGTATGGCGATCTGCGTAACGCCGCGGCGAACGGCAAGCTGGTGGAGGCCTTCGGCGGCGAGGGCGCGCAGGTGATTGGCGCCCTGGCCCAGGACACGGGACGCCTGCGCAACGGCATCGAGCAGCTGGGCAAAGTCCATGGCCTCGAGCAGGCCGAGCAGATGGCCCAGGCCATGGTCGATCCGTGGCAACAGTTCGGCGCCGCCGTCCAGGCGCTGCGTGTGGCCTTCGGCCAGGCGCTGATTCCGACCCTCACCCCGCTGATGGAGCGCCTGGTGGGCATCGCCCGCACGCTGACCCGCTGGACCCAGCTGTTCCCGAACATCACCCGGGTGATTGGTTTCGCGGTGCTGGCCATCCTCGGGATGGGCGCCGCCATGGGGCTGCTCACCTTCTCGGTAGGCCTGGCCCGTTCGACCTGGTTGTCCCTGGTCACGATCTGGAACGTCCTCACCTGGACCGGGTGGCGCAGCATCGCCATGTTCGTCGCCCACTCTATCCAGTGCGTGCTCCTGGTCGCGCGCATCCTGGGAATGATCGCCGTGCTGGCCCTGGCCAAGGGCGCCATGCTGCTCTGGCAAGGCGCGATCTGGCTTGTCAACGCGGCCATGTACGCCAACCCGATCGGCGCCGTGATCGCCGGCATCGTCGCCTTTATCGCCATCGTGGCGGTGGTGATCGTGTACTGGGACGACCTGAAAGCCGCCCTGATGGACACCGCCGCGTTCCAGTGGGTCAGCGAGCAGCTGCAGGCCCTGTCCGAGTGGTTCAACACCATGGGCGGCTGGTCGGGGATGGCCAAAGCAGCCTGGGACGGCATTGTCGCCGTGTTCCAGGGCGCGATCAGCAGCCTGATCGAGATGGTCAACAAGATCCCCGGCGTGAACATCGAGACGACCCTGGGCGACATGCCGAACATCCCCGGCGCCCAGCAGGCCGTGGCGGTGGCCGATGCCGCCAGTGCCTTGCCAGACGCTCAGCAGGCCGCCCGCCCATCGGTGCCAAGCCTGGCGCCGTCGCGCCCTGATGCCGTGCCCAAGGGCGGGTTGCTGAGCAGCATCCAGAACACCAGTAACCAGTCCACCTCAACCAAAAGGGTCGAGAACGTGAACATCTACAACAGCAAGCCTATGACCTCTACGGAGCTGGAAGGCATGCTCGATATGGCGGTGGGCTGA